One genomic region from Bacillus sp. SLBN-46 encodes:
- a CDS encoding metalloregulator ArsR/SmtB family transcription factor has product MAQQAIDVFRSCIPLFTALADPARQDIILLLAEKEPLSVNEIAEQSNLSRPAISHHLKIMRDTQLVVSEQKGTQRYYSLSLDQSVAQLKQLIQIVESECIL; this is encoded by the coding sequence ATGGCCCAACAAGCAATCGATGTATTTCGTTCATGTATACCGTTATTTACCGCTCTAGCGGACCCGGCAAGGCAGGACATTATCCTGTTGCTTGCGGAAAAGGAACCGTTAAGTGTCAATGAGATCGCCGAGCAGTCGAACCTATCGCGCCCGGCCATCTCCCATCACTTAAAAATCATGCGCGACACCCAACTCGTCGTCAGTGAACAAAAGGGAACCCAGCGCTATTATTCCCTTTCACTAGACCAGAGTGTCGCACAATTAAAGCAGCTAATCCAGATCGTTGAGAGCGAGTGCATTTTGTGA